The Proteiniborus ethanoligenes genome segment GCTGGAAGTATTAAATGCCTATATACCTGACTTCTAGCTAGTCCTAAGGATTTGACAGACATCATAAGCTCTTTAGGTATTTCCTTTACTCCATCTCTGGCTCCTAAAATAATTTGAAATATTACTATAATAATAATTAAAGCAATCTTTGGTATATCTCCTAAACCCCAAAGTATCATAAGTATTGGAAGAAATGCTATTTTAGGCAAAGGGTATAATATATAAACAATGGGGCTAATAAAATCATCAGCCTTTTTATTTACCCCTATCCACACTCCTATGATAACGCCTAATATCAAAGAAAATATTACAGCCACTGTAATTCTCCACAGGCTAACTAATAGATGTGGAAGCAAAACCTTAGGAAATATGATAATAAAGTTCTCAATAGTATCAAAGGGTGATGGTATAACTGCTGATTTCAAGGAAGCATGCAGAACATACCACATAGTCAATACAATAAGGTTAGCATATATGGTTTTAAAATGTTTTTTCCATGAACTTCTATATATCTTCATGTATCCACTTCCTAATCTCTAAGCAAAACTTGTAGAAATCAATGTTTTCTCTTAATTTATCCTTCCCAAAGTAAGGATTATCCATAATATGCACTATTCCTGCTTTTTTCATGATAACAATCTTTTGTCCTAAAAAGGCTGCCTCCTCAATATTATGAGTTACTGTAATCAGTGTAATAGGCTTTCTCTTGTAAATATTTAGAATAATATTTTGTATATGCTCCTTTGTCATTGCATCAAGAGCAGATGAGGGCTCATCCATAAGCAGAAGATCTGGCTCTAGTGCCAAGGTTCTTCCTATAGCAACTCTTTGCTTTTGTCCTCCACTTAGTTCTCCTGGGTATTTACTTCTATATTCATATATGCCTAGCTCTCTAAGGATATCTTCTACTTTTTCATTAGCTTCATCCTTATTAAAGCCTCTGCATAGTAATGCAAAGGCTACATTATTCCAAACAGTCTTCCAAGGAAGGAGCCCATAATCCTGTAATATAACTCCTGTATTCTTACGGACATTAGTCAGTTCTTGTCCATCTATTAGTACTTTACCCTCATTTGGCTTTATCAAGGCTCCTATAGAATATAATAAAGTGGTCTTGCCACAGCCAGAAGGCCCTATAATAGCACAGGTTGTGTTTTTTTCTACATGAAGGTTTACATTTTGAAGAGCTATTTCGCTTCCATAGCTTACATGTAAATCCTTTATACTAATCATTATTTTACAAACTTCCCTTCAACAAGCTCTTCATATTTTAAATCTATTTTTTTACCTAATACTTTTTCATTCCAGCTAATTATCTTTTCAATATACTCTTTGCTTGGTACTCTTGCTTTGTTATACTCTGGTAAAGCAATCTTGTCCTTTACTTCAGGATTTAGCTTTAACTCTTGGATTAATATATCTCTGGCTATATTTTCATCCTTCCTAATCTCTTCAACAGCTTTGTTATAAGCTTTATGAAATAATTCAATTTCTTTTTCTTTATTTTTTATAGCATCCCCTGTAAATACCATAATCTCAGGAGAAAACTCATCTTTGCTATTGTAAATTCTCTTTTCCAGACCCATTAGCTCTCCTTGAGATGCAACAGGTTCTGGAAGTACTGCCATATCTATTTGTCCTTGATTTATCATTTCTAATCTTGCAGGAATTTCGTTTATAAATATTTTATCCATACTGTATTCTTCAATAAGAAACTCATCTGCAAGGTAATTAACTACACTTACTTCCATAAGCCCTACTTTAATATCCTTTTTTTCTTCAAAATCCTTTCTTACTAATATAGGAAAGCTCCCATCAGTACTGGTAGTAACCTTTATATCAAAGCCATTTTGCACATTATTAACTAATGCAATAACATCCGTCATAGCTCCATCTAGCTCACCACTTTGAAGAGCGCTTTGTCTATTCATAGCATTCATATATATTTGAACATCCACGTCCAAACCTAATTCCTCAAAATAACTATTCTTTGCTGCAACAAAAATAGGTGCTGAGTCAACTGCTGGCATAACTCCAACCTTTAATCTTAGTTTTTCCACTGTATTAGGCTTCTCCAATTGTGATTCTTCATTTAGATTTCCCTTGGAAGTACATCCTACCATCCATATTAAAGACATGATAACAATAAATAAAGCTGTCCATTTAAATTTTTTCATCTGTATTCCTCCGTTCTATATTTAAGATCCATACTAATTTTACTCCTAAAAGTTTGTTAAATCAATGTCATAGATGGTTTTGGTTATAAAGTAAACGGAATTTATATTGTATCAGTTTACATTAAAGAAATATACTTCCCTAATTTACTCCTTATTGATAATATGAAAATCTCTTTTCAAAGGTCTTAAATATTTTTGTCAATATACCTACTAAAACTAGGTAAAACAAACCTACTACAATAAGGGGGACTAGTGAAGCATCTCTATTTGAAGCAATCTTTCCTGCTCTTAATAGCTCTCCTAATCCAACTACATAAACTAATGATGTATCCTTTACTAAAGTAATTACTTCATTTGCAACAGGTGCTAAGGTTCTTTTTATTGCCTGAGGGAATATTATCCAAATGAATGCTTTCATAGGTGTAAATCCTAGAGCTTGAGCTGCTTCATGCTGCCCTATATCTATAGATTCTATACCACCCCTGTATATTTCTCCAAAATATGCTCCATAGTTTAATATAAAAGCTATCAATGCAGCTGGAAGTCTATCTAATATTATACCTATAAAAGGAAGGCCGAAAAATATAAATATTAACTGTAACAGCAAGGGTGTTCCTCTCATAACCCAAATATATAGCTCCATTGCTCTACTTAAAGGCTTTATCTTTGATAGCCTACATAATGCAACAATAATGCCTAATACAATAGAGAATATTAAGGTTATTGAAAACACTTCTAAAGTAACTACTGTTCCTTGAAGCATTGTATACATTAAAGTAATGATATATTTCATTTCGGCCTCCTCCTTTAACTATAATTTACTTAAACCATTTATTAAATATTTCTTCATAGGTTCCATCTTGTTTCATATCATCTAAAGCCTTATCAACCTGCTTGACTAATTCTTTATCTCCTTTTCTCATACCTATTCCATATTCTTCTTTCCCAAAATTTTCCTCAATAACCTTGTATTTATCATAGCCTCTTTGTTTAATGTAGTATCTAGCTAATACTTCGTCTCCAACAAATGCATCTACTCTGCCAGCCTCTAAATCCATTAGGGCTTCGTTGTTAGTATCGAATACTACTGGTTCACCCCCCTTAAATGAGCTAACTATAGTAGGCTCTTTATTCATAGCATCTACAGCACTTGAACCGTTTTGCGCTGCAACATTTTTATCCTTTAAATCATTTTTAGTAATTATATCTGAATTAGATAGTGTTACGATTATTTGTTTGTTTTCTAAATAAGGCTTAGAAAATGCTACTTTTTCTTTTCTTTCATCATTTATTGAATATCCATTCCATATTAAATCAATATTACCAGCCTTAAGCTCAGATTCTTTCATAGTCCAATCTATAGGTTGAAACCTGACCTCTAGTCCTATTCTCTTAAATACCTCTTTAGCTAAGTCCACATCAAAGCCTACTATCTCTCCCTTTTCATCCTTAAAGCCCATAGGTGCAAATGTATCATCTAATCCCATTACTATATAGCCTTTTTCTTTAATTTTTGAAAAGCTATCTTCATTATTTGAGGTATTAGAGGAACAGCCGGTAATAGCAAGAAATCCAATGATTAATAAACTAAATAATACTACTAGCCTCATACGAATTTTTTTCATGATAATATTCATCTCCTTATTTTTTGTTTTTTATTTACTTATTATTTATACAATTTGCAGTGCTACAAATTAATAAATAAAAAACTCTCGTCATCTAGAAAATACTAGAGGACGAGAGTTTTACTCACGTGGTTCCACCTCAGTTCATTGGTACCTTACGATACCAACCTCTTCGAGTACAACAACTCCTTGTTATACTCTAGCACTATAACGGGTGCAGGGATTCCGAAAACATTCTACTGCCTTAAAGGGTTCGATGCATAGCTTAGAGATGTGTTCAAAATACCTTTAATATCCTCTCTCACCACCCGAGGACTCTCTGAAAAAAAGTGTATTTTTACTATTTCTCTTCATTGCTTTTATTATTTTTGTTTGTACTTTATTATGATAAAGCATTAAAGCATTTTTGTCAATAATAAAATATAAAAAAATTACCCCATATTACTATGGAATAATTTCTATAACAATTATCTATAAATAGTTGTACCTGTTTCACCTGAAATGGCTTTTTTTGCATTTTCAAGAGAAGAAATAACAGCTGTTCTACCTTCTTTTGATTGTACAAAATCAATTGCAGCCTCTACCTTTGGTAGCATACTTCCTGGTGCAAAATGTCCTTCGTCAATATATTTTAGTGCTTCTCCTACTGTAATTCTGTCTAAGTTTACTTGATTTGGTTTACCAAAGTTAATTGCGATTTTTTCTACTGCAGTTAGTATAAATAGGGTATCGCAATCTAATAGCTCCGCTAATTTTTGACTAGCTAAGTCTTTATCTATAACTGCTGGAATACCTATTAGAGCATTGCCTTTTCTTACTGTAGGGATTCCTCCACCTCCTACAGCAATTACAATATGACCACTGTTTACAATGTCATTGATAACATCTTTCTCCACTATATCTACTGGTTTAGGGGAAGGAACTACTCTTCTATATCCTCTTCCAGAGTCTTCAACCATTGTATATCCTTTTTTGATTACTAGCTCATCTGCTTCCTCTTTACTAAAAAATCCACCTATTGGCTTAGAAGGCTTCTTAAATGCCTCATCATTTTCATCTACAATAACCTGTGTTACTACAGAAACAACTGATTTGTTAATATTTCTATTCTTTAATTCAAATGCTATGGCATTTTGAAGATGATATCCTATATAGCCTTGACTCATTGCTCCACACTCGGGAAAAGGCATTTCAGGAATTCTATTATCTACACTTGCTGCAGTTTCTAAAGCAGAATTAATCATTCCAACCTGTGGTCCATTTCCATGGGCTAGTACAACGATGTGTCCTGCTTCAATTAAATCCACAATAGGCTTGGCCGTTTCTTTTACTAATTCTAATTGTTCTTTTGGGCTGTTGCCTAATGCGTTTCCTCCTAATGCTATCATTACTTTACTCACAATCATCACTCCTCTTCAAATTCCTATACATTTCTAATATGGCATCTTATATAAAATTTAACCAATGGTGAATATGTTATTCTTTATTTTCTTACATTAACTATCTAAAGAAATCTTTGAAGTCATTAAATGACTCCAAAGATCTCTTTATTATAAAATAAGGGTTAGTTTATTTTGCATACTTTTCAACTAATGCTTCTAATGCTTTTGTAAAGCATCCAAGTGGAGCTCTAACTGTACCTGCACCAACTTGGCCAACGCCAGCCTTTTTATGTGCAATTCCTGTATTTATAAGAGGTGTTATCCCTGTTTCAACAACTTTTCTCACATCAATTCCAAGACAAGCTCCTTTAAAATCCCATGTTGGAATAGACCAGTTTGGATTGTGATCCATACAAATTTCCTTCATTTCATCACTAATGTTTTGAGCTGCATCAAATCCACCTGCACCTACAAATCTAGTTACTCCAGGAGCAGCAATCATTGCCATACCACCAACACCAAGAGCCTCTGTAATAGCACTGTCTCCTATATCAGGGTTAGCATCTTCTTGAGAATATCCAGTAAAGAATAAACCTTCTGGAGTATTAACAGGTGCAGTAAACCATTGATCTCCCATTCCTGATACTCTTATACCAAATTCATTACCATTTCTAGTCATGGCAGTTACAATTGTTCCTTCTTGTATTGTTCTTGCTGAGTCCATTACTGCTTTAGAAAGAGCCATTGCAATATTTAGGAAGAACTGATCTGTATCAGCAAGGAATTTTGTTACTGCTAACAAGTCTTCTTTACTAATATCTGTTTGTACAAGATATGGAGTTATATCTTTCATAAATATTGCAGAAGCTGCGATATTTCTTTGGTGGAATTCATCACCCATAGTTATTGCTTTTGCTATTATTACATTTAGGTTCATACCACCATCAGTTAGTTTTAGTGCTTTAGACAAAGATGGTCCTAAAACATCTTTCATCCAATGAAGTCTATTAACAACTTCTTCGTTATATGCTCCAAATCTTAATACTTTACCTATACCTTCATTCATTGTACAGTAAGCTCTATTTCCACCATCTTTATTCTCAACAACTAAAACAGCCATGTTACCTGATGTTATTCCACCCATTGGACCAACTGCATCTACATGATGACAAGGAATAAACTCAATTTCTCCATTTGAGAGTAATTTATGTGCTTCTTCTTCATTAGTTGCCCATCCTTCAAATATAGCCGCTCCATAGCAAGAACCTTTCATTGGCTCAGTCATTTGCTCCCATTTTATTGGAGGACCAGCGTGAAGTAATACTTTCCCATTTAATTCTTTAATTACGCTTTTTGCAGGCACTACATCAACTAGATATGGCTGTGCAGATACAATTTTATCAATAACCGCTTGGTTTGCTTCGTTTAAACTATTATATTTCATTGTTTATTCCTCCTATAAAGAATTTAGTAGATCTAATAGACCTTGTGTTTTTTTATCTCCACCTGCAATAGGTGACCAATTATATTGAACAACTTGTCCACCATGACTTAATACAGTATTTGCAAAGTTTTCAAGTCCTATGTTTATAACCTTAAGATCAGTATTTAACAACCCATTTTTATTTATTTCTGAAACTGTAGTTTTATCTTCTGTTTGAAGGTACTTTAATGCTTCTATTGCTGTATAAGTAGCTTCAGCATTCGTATCTAAAACAAGTACCCCTGCTTCTTTTAATTCAGTAACTTGTGAACTGTATACTTGTTTATCTTCTTCAGTACCACATACAGAAGCTATAAATAATATGTCTTGTCCTTTTGAATTTTTATATTCTATGACCTTCTTAATTTCAGGCGCCAACGCTCCTGCCATATCATCATTTGAGCCATAGCCTAACACATTATCAAATAGTACAATAGCTACATCTTCTTTTTCGATTAGTTTATTTAATATATCAATTCTTGTGCTAGGATCTATCATTGGATGAGGTCTTCCTTTTGTATACCTATCATCACCAAAATCAATAATTTCATGGCCCTCATAATTAAGCATATAACCTTCAGGATTTTTACTGTCCTTAATGTTAAAGTAATCCTTAAGCAATATAGATGCCTCTCCTGCTAAAGTTCCTCCACCATAGTATCCGTGAATTTTTCTTTGATTTTGATTACTTTTTATAGTATCTAATTTTTCTAAGATACCTTGAAGATTTTTTCTATAGTTTCCTGAAGTTTTAGAAATCATTAGAGCTTGATAGCCAGCTTCTTCTAATGTCCAAACATATATTATGTTATCTTCAGAATTTTCAGGCTTTTCACCTAAAAATAATGCTACTACTTTTTTATCTAAGGTTTTGAAAGTCTCAATTACCTTATCTTTTACTGATGGTGCTGGTGGCTTAGATATGAATACTATAACATCAGTATTGTCATCTTCATTTAACATCTTAAGGGCATCAATAGCAGAAATTCCTCCTATTTCTTCTGATAAATCTCTTCCACCAATTCCTATTGCATGTGAAATTCCTCCACCATTTCTACCAATTATGGATGTTACCTCTTGAATACCAGTTCCTGATGCACCTACTATACCAATATTTCCTTTTTGTACTATATTGGCAAAAGCTAGAGGTATACTAGATATTATTCCAGTACCACAATCTGGTCCCATTACTATTAATCCTTTATTATGAGCCTTTTCTTTCAATTTTTTCTCTTCTTCTATAGATACATTATCACTAAATATAAAGGTGTTTATGTTTTTATCTAACAAGCGATCAGCCTCTTTAAAAACATATTCTCCTGGTAAAGATATTAAGGCTAAATTTGCATCAGGTAAATTATTCAATGCTCCATCTAAGGTTCTAGATGTTGTTAGTTTCTTATCCTTTGACTTTGAAGATAAATCCTTTATGAAATTATCTAACTCATTTGATACATTACTGACTAGACTTTCATTATCAGTGTCAACTGCTATACAGATATCATTAGGGGTTGCATCTTCAAATTCTGCTACATCCATTCCTGTATTTTGAAATATTTCTTTGTTTGCAGGTGTTCCCATCATTATAGAAACTTTGTTGATTCCATCTAATTTTGAAAGCTTACTACTAAGAAGCATTAAATTTACTGAGTCTTGATAGGTATTTTTCTTAATTAATCCATAAATCATCTCATCACTCCTAACAAATAAATAGTACCTATATTTCTATGTTTATTCAGATAAAGTAATATATAATTAAATGTCTAATTTTAAATCTCCAGGTTTTATCCAACCTAATTTTCTGAAAATCTCAGAGATAATCCAAGTTAATATTGCAGGGGCTATGAAACAGAATACTATAATTTTTAACCAAATCTCTCCTGCTGGATAACCTGCTTGAGTCATAGCTGCTAAAGCTCCAAGTGGTGCAACTAAACCAGATGTTCCTGTACCAGCTGCAGCTGATATACTTTCCATTTTAAAAATTGTAGTTACAAATGGTCCAAGTATCATTGATGTAATTGTTGGCGGGACCATTAGTAAAGGATTTTTAACTATATTTCCTATTTGAACCATTGGGGAGCCTAATGACTGAGCTATTAAACCTGAGAATCCATTTTCTCTGTAGCTTTGGATACCAAAACCTATAGTATGAGCACATCCACCTACAACAGCTGCCCCAGATGCTACTCCAGATATACCAATCATTATTGCAATAGCAGTACTACTAATAGGTAGTGTTAAAGCTATACCCATCAATGCTGCAACTAACATTCCCATTGGTATTGGTTGTAATTCAGTTGCTTTCATTGATTTACGTTGTTTAAAATCTATTTAGAATTTACAATTAGTTATAGTGTATCCTATTTTTTTGTTATGTTACTATCCATTGTTTATCTATGAAAGGTGGTATTTTTATGAATTTACCTATAAACTTATTTTATTGGTTTCTAGCTATAATACCAATTTTACTTCTTCTATTTATTAATGGTGAAATTTCAATGGGGAGCATCAAAAGCTGCACCTGTGACACTTGTTTTGACTACTGTAATAAGTGTGCTGTTTTTTAAAGCTAATACTATAGTTATTGTAATTGAGATTTTGAAGGCACTATGGAGTTCATTAAGTATTATATTAGTAATTTTAACAGCTATATTACTATACGAGGTTAGTAGTGAGGCTAAATCTTTTAGTGTTTTAAACAAAGCTTTTGAGAAACTTGCTCCTAATGAATTGTTACGAATCATGGGAATTGGGATAGCGTTTGCAAGTTTTTTGCAAGGTGTAACTGGATTTGGAGTGCCAGTTTTAGTAACAGCGCCCTTACTTATCGGCATAGGAGTATCTCCGATATGGGCAGTTGTTATTCCTTTAATAGGTCATAGTTGGGCTGGAACTTTTGGAACCTTAGCTCTGGCTTGGCATTCTATGATTATGCAAACAGGAATATCTGATGTAAGTACTATAAGCACTATTGCAATATATACAAGTGGTTTATTATTTATTTTAAACATTATTTCTTGTACAACTATTGCATATTTTTACGGTGGATTTAAGGCTATCAGGAAGGGATTCTTAGCAATTGTTCTTATATCATTGACTCAAGGTGTTGGCCAAATCCTTTTCTCACAAATCAATGCTGATCTTGCTGTCTTTGTTCCTAGCTCTATTTCGTTAATTGTCATAATGTTGCTTTCTAAAAGCCCATTATACAAGGACAATTGGCAGATCTTTGATAGTAAAATAATGATAAGAAAAGAAAAATCAATAGAGTCTTCTAAGGAAGATCGAATGAGTGTTAATGATGCTTTTATGCCTTATTATTTAATGACATCTATAACATTGATTGTATTACTTATTACACCAATTAATCAATTCCTTAGCAGATTTAGCTATGGTCCAAGCTTTATACAAACTGCAACAGCCTTTGGTGTTGTAAACAATGCGGTTACCAAGTTTTCACCTATAAAACCATTTACTCATGCTAGTATGTTCCTTTTTGTTTCTGCAGTATTAGGATATTTTTATTACTTAAGTAAAGGTCTTATTAAGAAGGGATCTTTTCAAAATGTATTAAAGAGGACTATAAAAAAAGCACTTCCTTCGGGATTTGCCATAATTTCTTTAATTACTATGTCTAGGATAATGTCAGGAACAGGACAAACTGAGGTTTTAGCACAGGGTGTTTCAA includes the following:
- the arcC gene encoding carbamate kinase, whose product is MIVSKVMIALGGNALGNSPKEQLELVKETAKPIVDLIEAGHIVVLAHGNGPQVGMINSALETAASVDNRIPEMPFPECGAMSQGYIGYHLQNAIAFELKNRNINKSVVSVVTQVIVDENDEAFKKPSKPIGGFFSKEEADELVIKKGYTMVEDSGRGYRRVVPSPKPVDIVEKDVINDIVNSGHIVIAVGGGGIPTVRKGNALIGIPAVIDKDLASQKLAELLDCDTLFILTAVEKIAINFGKPNQVNLDRITVGEALKYIDEGHFAPGSMLPKVEAAIDFVQSKEGRTAVISSLENAKKAISGETGTTIYR
- a CDS encoding amino acid ABC transporter permease, coding for MKYIITLMYTMLQGTVVTLEVFSITLIFSIVLGIIVALCRLSKIKPLSRAMELYIWVMRGTPLLLQLIFIFFGLPFIGIILDRLPAALIAFILNYGAYFGEIYRGGIESIDIGQHEAAQALGFTPMKAFIWIIFPQAIKRTLAPVANEVITLVKDTSLVYVVGLGELLRAGKIASNRDASLVPLIVVGLFYLVLVGILTKIFKTFEKRFSYYQ
- a CDS encoding amino acid ABC transporter substrate-binding protein translates to MKKIRMRLVVLFSLLIIGFLAITGCSSNTSNNEDSFSKIKEKGYIVMGLDDTFAPMGFKDEKGEIVGFDVDLAKEVFKRIGLEVRFQPIDWTMKESELKAGNIDLIWNGYSINDERKEKVAFSKPYLENKQIIVTLSNSDIITKNDLKDKNVAAQNGSSAVDAMNKEPTIVSSFKGGEPVVFDTNNEALMDLEAGRVDAFVGDEVLARYYIKQRGYDKYKVIEENFGKEEYGIGMRKGDKELVKQVDKALDDMKQDGTYEEIFNKWFK
- a CDS encoding ABC transporter substrate-binding protein, whose translation is MKKFKWTALFIVIMSLIWMVGCTSKGNLNEESQLEKPNTVEKLRLKVGVMPAVDSAPIFVAAKNSYFEELGLDVDVQIYMNAMNRQSALQSGELDGAMTDVIALVNNVQNGFDIKVTTSTDGSFPILVRKDFEEKKDIKVGLMEVSVVNYLADEFLIEEYSMDKIFINEIPARLEMINQGQIDMAVLPEPVASQGELMGLEKRIYNSKDEFSPEIMVFTGDAIKNKEKEIELFHKAYNKAVEEIRKDENIARDILIQELKLNPEVKDKIALPEYNKARVPSKEYIEKIISWNEKVLGKKIDLKYEELVEGKFVK
- a CDS encoding DUF1116 domain-containing protein, translated to MKYNSLNEANQAVIDKIVSAQPYLVDVVPAKSVIKELNGKVLLHAGPPIKWEQMTEPMKGSCYGAAIFEGWATNEEEAHKLLSNGEIEFIPCHHVDAVGPMGGITSGNMAVLVVENKDGGNRAYCTMNEGIGKVLRFGAYNEEVVNRLHWMKDVLGPSLSKALKLTDGGMNLNVIIAKAITMGDEFHQRNIAASAIFMKDITPYLVQTDISKEDLLAVTKFLADTDQFFLNIAMALSKAVMDSARTIQEGTIVTAMTRNGNEFGIRVSGMGDQWFTAPVNTPEGLFFTGYSQEDANPDIGDSAITEALGVGGMAMIAAPGVTRFVGAGGFDAAQNISDEMKEICMDHNPNWSIPTWDFKGACLGIDVRKVVETGITPLINTGIAHKKAGVGQVGAGTVRAPLGCFTKALEALVEKYAK
- the fdrA gene encoding acyl-CoA synthetase FdrA; its protein translation is MIYGLIKKNTYQDSVNLMLLSSKLSKLDGINKVSIMMGTPANKEIFQNTGMDVAEFEDATPNDICIAVDTDNESLVSNVSNELDNFIKDLSSKSKDKKLTTSRTLDGALNNLPDANLALISLPGEYVFKEADRLLDKNINTFIFSDNVSIEEEKKLKEKAHNKGLIVMGPDCGTGIISSIPLAFANIVQKGNIGIVGASGTGIQEVTSIIGRNGGGISHAIGIGGRDLSEEIGGISAIDALKMLNEDDNTDVIVFISKPPAPSVKDKVIETFKTLDKKVVALFLGEKPENSEDNIIYVWTLEEAGYQALMISKTSGNYRKNLQGILEKLDTIKSNQNQRKIHGYYGGGTLAGEASILLKDYFNIKDSKNPEGYMLNYEGHEIIDFGDDRYTKGRPHPMIDPSTRIDILNKLIEKEDVAIVLFDNVLGYGSNDDMAGALAPEIKKVIEYKNSKGQDILFIASVCGTEEDKQVYSSQVTELKEAGVLVLDTNAEATYTAIEALKYLQTEDKTTVSEINKNGLLNTDLKVINIGLENFANTVLSHGGQVVQYNWSPIAGGDKKTQGLLDLLNSL
- a CDS encoding ABC transporter permease; translated protein: MKIYRSSWKKHFKTIYANLIVLTMWYVLHASLKSAVIPSPFDTIENFIIIFPKVLLPHLLVSLWRITVAVIFSLILGVIIGVWIGVNKKADDFISPIVYILYPLPKIAFLPILMILWGLGDIPKIALIIIIVIFQIILGARDGVKEIPKELMMSVKSLGLARSQVYRHLILPAILPKLFTALRLSIGVSIAVLFFAENFATSYGIGYFIMNSWSMVNYLEMFSGIVGLGLLGFILFTVIDLCEDKLCRWVKVGKNTLI
- a CDS encoding PTS sugar transporter subunit IIC, encoding MKATELQPIPMGMLVAALMGIALTLPISSTAIAIMIGISGVASGAAVVGGCAHTIGFGIQSYRENGFSGLIAQSLGSPMVQIGNIVKNPLLMVPPTITSMILGPFVTTIFKMESISAAAGTGTSGLVAPLGALAAMTQAGYPAGEIWLKIIVFCFIAPAILTWIISEIFRKLGWIKPGDLKLDI
- a CDS encoding ABC transporter ATP-binding protein, with the protein product MISIKDLHVSYGSEIALQNVNLHVEKNTTCAIIGPSGCGKTTLLYSIGALIKPNEGKVLIDGQELTNVRKNTGVILQDYGLLPWKTVWNNVAFALLCRGFNKDEANEKVEDILRELGIYEYRSKYPGELSGGQKQRVAIGRTLALEPDLLLMDEPSSALDAMTKEHIQNIILNIYKRKPITLITVTHNIEEAAFLGQKIVIMKKAGIVHIMDNPYFGKDKLRENIDFYKFCLEIRKWIHEDI